A stretch of Coturnix japonica isolate 7356 chromosome 11, Coturnix japonica 2.1, whole genome shotgun sequence DNA encodes these proteins:
- the OGFOD1 gene encoding prolyl 3-hydroxylase OGFOD1 isoform X1: MGAKRRGAAGGRGVEKRGRREVEAELCAAIGDVELRERAAAAWDGGEPLRHEAVAVERAPFRHGVLRGLLASPAFAAALGDELLGLGYRERRNDLLTVHQSEELGARPEPHVSALRRALSGTLRAWLEAVTHIELEPSIDISCAKYESTDVLLCHDDELEGRRIAFILYLVPPWEKSDGGTLDLFSTDEHFQPQQIVKSLMPSWNTLVFFEVSPVSFHQVSEILSEEKCRMSVSGWFHGPPIERPARYIEAPLPRSPHIPYDHEILYKWVNVVYLDMDSQAQIQEEFEERSEILLKDFLKKEKFQLLCEALENKDIHWSSRGPPNKRLYETAEEDSLPDILKDFLQFLRSEALFLLLSNFTGLKLHFLAPSDEDAGEGRAADSAGHSSSKSEEEKTDQRADSSTSQSDQPDNISEAQDSETQNGSSTPMCAGELRRWTNGHYTLVHDNQATEFALDLLFYCGCEDWDPAYGGFTSYIAKGEDEELLTVNPEDNCLALVYRDKETMKFVKYINHRSLARLKKHPSRRAFWDFSFVYYE, from the exons ATGGGGGCCAAGCGGCGCGGAGCGGCGGGCGGGCGCGGTGTGGAGAAGCGCGGGCGGCGGGAGGTGGAGGCCGAGCTGTGTGCAGCCATCGGTGATGTGGAGCTACGGGAGCGGGCGGCAGCGGCCTGGGACGGCGGGGAGCCGCTCCGGCACG AGGCCGTAGCGGTGGAGCGGGCCCCGTTCCGGCACGGCGTGTTGCGCGGCCTCTTGGCCAGCCCGGCATTCGCGGCGGCGCTGGGCGATGAGCTGCTGGGCCTGGGATACAGGGAGAGACGGAACGACCTGCTGACAGTGCACCAG TCCGAGGAGCTGGGGGCCAGGCCGGAGCCCCACGTCAGTGCACTGAG GCGGGCGCTGAGCGGGACCCTGCGAGCGTGGCTGGAGGCTGTTACCCACATTGAGCTGGAGCCCTCCATTGACATCTCCTGCGCCAAGTATGAGAGCACAG ATGTACTGCTGTGCCATGATGATGAGCTGGAAGGCCGGAGAATTGCTTTCATCCTGTACCTCGTGCCGCCATGGGAGAAAAGTGACGGAGGGACACTGGACCTGTTCAGCACAGATG aaCACTTTCAGCCACAGCAAATCGTGAAGTCATTGATGCCTTCATGGAACAcgcttgttttctttgaagtgtCTCCAGTCTCTTTCCACCAG GTATCAGAGATTCTGTCGGAGGAGAAGTGCCGCATGTCAGTGAGCGGCTGGTTTCATGGCCCCCCAATAGAGCGACCTGCACGCTACATCGAAGCTCCCTTGCCCAGGAGCCCACACATCCCCTACGAT caTGAAATCTTGTATAAGTGGGTCAACGTAGTTTATTTGGACATGGACTCCCAAGCTCAAATCCAGGAGGAATTTGAGGAGCGATCAGAAATTCTCCTGAAAGATTTTCTTAAG AAAGAGAAATTTCAACTTCTGTGCGAAGCTTTGGAGAACAAAGACATCCACTGGAGTAGTCGGGGGCCTCCTAATAAAAG ACTCTATGAGACAGCAGAGGAAGACAGCCTCCCTGACATCCTGAAGGACTTCCTGCAGTTCTTGCGCTCAGAGGCCCTGTTTTTACTGCTTTCCAACTTCACTGGTCTAAAGCTGCACTTCCTCGCCCCCTCGGATGAGGATGCTGgggagggaagagcagcagacagtgctgggcacagcagTTCCAAAAGTGAGGAGGAAAAGACTGACCAGCGTGCTGACAGCAGTACCAGTCAGTCAGACCAGCCTGACAACATCTCTGAGGCACAAGACAGTGAGACACAGAATG GTTCGAGTACCCCGATGTGTGCAGGGGAGCTGCGGCGCTGGACCAATGGGCACTATACTCTAGTCCACGACAATCAAGCAACTGAGTTTGCTCTTGACCTGCTCTTCTACTGTGGCTGTGAAG attgGGATCCTGCATATGGTGGCTTTACTTCCTACATTGCTAAAGGTGAAGATGAAGAG CTGTTGACTGTGAATCCAGAGGACAACTGCTTGGCCCTGGTGTACAGAGACAAAGAAACTATGAAGTTTGTGAAATACATCAATCATCGCAGCTTGGCACGCCTGAAAAAGCACCCGAGCAGAAGAGCATTTTGGGatttctcatttgtttattATGAGTGA
- the NUDT21 gene encoding cleavage and polyadenylation specificity factor subunit 5 encodes MSVVPPNRSQTGWPRGVNQFGNKYIQQTKPLTLERTINLYPLTNYTFGTKEPLYEKDSSVAARFQRMREEFDKIGMRRTVEGVLIVHEHRLPHVLLLQLGTTFFKLPGGELNPGEDEVEGLKRLMTEILGRQDGVQQDWVIDDCIGNWWRPNFEPPQYPYIPAHITKPKEHKKLFLVQLQEKALFAVPKNYKLVAAPLFELYDNAPGYGPIISSLPQLLSRFNFIYN; translated from the exons ATGTCCGTGGTGCCGCCCAACCGCTCGCAGACCGGCTGGCCCCGCGGGGTGAACCAGTTCGGGAACAAGTACATCCAGCAGACTAAGCCGCTGACCTTGGAGAGGACCATCAACCT gTATCCTCTCACCAATTACACATTTGGCACAAAGGAGCCCCTTTATGAGAAGGACAGTTCAGTGGCTGCTCGGTTCCAGCGCATGAGAGAAGAGTTTGACAAGATTGGCATGAGGCGGACAGTGGAAGGAGTTCTGATAGTGCACGAGCACCGGCTGCCCCACGTGTTATTACTGCAGCTGGGGACGACGTTTTTCAAGCT ACCTGGTGGTGAACTCAATCCAGGAGAAGATGAGGTAGAAGGGCTCAAACGCTTAATGACAgag ATCCTGGGCCGTCAGGATGGCGTCCAACAGGACTGGGTGATTGATGACTGCATTGGTAACTGGTGGAGGCCAAACTTTGAACCTCCACAG taccCCTACATCCCGGCTCACATTACTAAACCAAAAGAACACAAGAAGCTTTTCTTAGTCCAGCTTCAAGAAAAGG CTTTGTTTGCAGTCCCCAAAAATTACAAGCTTGTAGCTGCACCGTTGTTTGAGCTCTATGACAATGCACCAGGATACGGACCCATTATTTCCAGCCTTCCTCAGCTTTTGAGCAG GTTCAACTTTATTTACAACTGA
- the OGFOD1 gene encoding prolyl 3-hydroxylase OGFOD1 isoform X2, with amino-acid sequence MLPQSEELGARPEPHVSALRRALSGTLRAWLEAVTHIELEPSIDISCAKYESTDVLLCHDDELEGRRIAFILYLVPPWEKSDGGTLDLFSTDEHFQPQQIVKSLMPSWNTLVFFEVSPVSFHQVSEILSEEKCRMSVSGWFHGPPIERPARYIEAPLPRSPHIPYDHEILYKWVNVVYLDMDSQAQIQEEFEERSEILLKDFLKKEKFQLLCEALENKDIHWSSRGPPNKRLYETAEEDSLPDILKDFLQFLRSEALFLLLSNFTGLKLHFLAPSDEDAGEGRAADSAGHSSSKSEEEKTDQRADSSTSQSDQPDNISEAQDSETQNGSSTPMCAGELRRWTNGHYTLVHDNQATEFALDLLFYCGCEDWDPAYGGFTSYIAKGEDEELLTVNPEDNCLALVYRDKETMKFVKYINHRSLARLKKHPSRRAFWDFSFVYYE; translated from the exons ATGCTGCCGCAGTCCGAGGAGCTGGGGGCCAGGCCGGAGCCCCACGTCAGTGCACTGAG GCGGGCGCTGAGCGGGACCCTGCGAGCGTGGCTGGAGGCTGTTACCCACATTGAGCTGGAGCCCTCCATTGACATCTCCTGCGCCAAGTATGAGAGCACAG ATGTACTGCTGTGCCATGATGATGAGCTGGAAGGCCGGAGAATTGCTTTCATCCTGTACCTCGTGCCGCCATGGGAGAAAAGTGACGGAGGGACACTGGACCTGTTCAGCACAGATG aaCACTTTCAGCCACAGCAAATCGTGAAGTCATTGATGCCTTCATGGAACAcgcttgttttctttgaagtgtCTCCAGTCTCTTTCCACCAG GTATCAGAGATTCTGTCGGAGGAGAAGTGCCGCATGTCAGTGAGCGGCTGGTTTCATGGCCCCCCAATAGAGCGACCTGCACGCTACATCGAAGCTCCCTTGCCCAGGAGCCCACACATCCCCTACGAT caTGAAATCTTGTATAAGTGGGTCAACGTAGTTTATTTGGACATGGACTCCCAAGCTCAAATCCAGGAGGAATTTGAGGAGCGATCAGAAATTCTCCTGAAAGATTTTCTTAAG AAAGAGAAATTTCAACTTCTGTGCGAAGCTTTGGAGAACAAAGACATCCACTGGAGTAGTCGGGGGCCTCCTAATAAAAG ACTCTATGAGACAGCAGAGGAAGACAGCCTCCCTGACATCCTGAAGGACTTCCTGCAGTTCTTGCGCTCAGAGGCCCTGTTTTTACTGCTTTCCAACTTCACTGGTCTAAAGCTGCACTTCCTCGCCCCCTCGGATGAGGATGCTGgggagggaagagcagcagacagtgctgggcacagcagTTCCAAAAGTGAGGAGGAAAAGACTGACCAGCGTGCTGACAGCAGTACCAGTCAGTCAGACCAGCCTGACAACATCTCTGAGGCACAAGACAGTGAGACACAGAATG GTTCGAGTACCCCGATGTGTGCAGGGGAGCTGCGGCGCTGGACCAATGGGCACTATACTCTAGTCCACGACAATCAAGCAACTGAGTTTGCTCTTGACCTGCTCTTCTACTGTGGCTGTGAAG attgGGATCCTGCATATGGTGGCTTTACTTCCTACATTGCTAAAGGTGAAGATGAAGAG CTGTTGACTGTGAATCCAGAGGACAACTGCTTGGCCCTGGTGTACAGAGACAAAGAAACTATGAAGTTTGTGAAATACATCAATCATCGCAGCTTGGCACGCCTGAAAAAGCACCCGAGCAGAAGAGCATTTTGGGatttctcatttgtttattATGAGTGA